From the genome of Streptomyces sp. NBC_00659, one region includes:
- a CDS encoding SigE family RNA polymerase sigma factor, which yields MALRPPRRLRSPGAPGGMPVIAPMPSARPARIPSQRDGAEGSLAAGTTVDHLTETYRAHYRSLLGLAALLLDDTASCEDVVQEAFIRVHSARKRVRDPEKTLAYLRQTVVNLSRSALRRRILGLKLLSKPMPDMASAEEGAYDQLERDALIKAMKGLQRRQREVLVLRYFADMTEAQVAETLGVSLGSVKAYGSRGIAALRVAMGASA from the coding sequence ATGGCCCTGCGTCCACCCCGCCGACTCCGCAGCCCCGGCGCGCCCGGCGGCATGCCGGTGATCGCGCCCATGCCCTCAGCGCGGCCCGCCCGCATCCCGAGTCAGCGTGACGGCGCCGAGGGCAGCCTGGCGGCGGGCACGACCGTCGACCATTTGACCGAGACCTACCGGGCGCACTACCGGTCGCTCCTCGGTCTCGCGGCGCTCCTCCTCGACGACACGGCCTCCTGCGAGGACGTCGTCCAGGAGGCCTTCATCCGGGTGCACTCGGCGCGCAAACGCGTCCGGGACCCCGAGAAGACGCTCGCCTATCTGCGCCAGACCGTCGTCAACCTGTCGCGTTCGGCCCTGCGCCGGCGCATCCTCGGCCTCAAGCTCCTCTCGAAGCCGATGCCCGACATGGCGAGCGCCGAAGAAGGCGCGTACGACCAGTTGGAGCGCGACGCCCTGATCAAGGCGATGAAGGGACTCCAGCGGCGCCAGCGCGAGGTCCTGGTGCTGCGCTACTTCGCGGACATGACCGAGGCCCAGGTCGCCGAGACGCTCGGTGTCTCCCTGGGTTCGGTGAAGGCGTACGGCTCGCGGGGCATCGCCGCGCTCCGCGTCGCCATGGGGGCTTCGGCATGA
- a CDS encoding SURF1 family protein, whose protein sequence is MYRFLLTPRWWGINVFVLLAIPFCVFMGSWQLGRFEDRVQDHRTADAAASSAKTDPARPLASMLPVTTQTSGRQTTAKGRYDKQLLVPGRELDGRNGYYVLTMLRVDGGKALPVVRGWLPGTADAAKAPAAPTGEVTVTGALQASESPGSNGVSAVGGLPPGQTAAISASSLVNLVPYTPYDAWITLDKADAGMKAVPPSAPANTGLDLKAFQNLGYTGEWFVFAGFVVFMWFRLLRREVEFVRDAELGLLPDTQETSGAPETPDTPENGAEEAGVTTVEPSTRA, encoded by the coding sequence GTGTACCGGTTCCTGCTGACGCCCCGCTGGTGGGGGATCAACGTCTTCGTGCTGTTGGCCATCCCCTTCTGTGTCTTCATGGGGTCGTGGCAGTTGGGGCGGTTCGAGGACCGGGTGCAGGACCACCGGACGGCGGACGCGGCGGCCTCGTCGGCCAAGACGGACCCGGCCCGGCCGCTGGCCTCGATGCTGCCCGTGACCACGCAGACGTCCGGCAGGCAGACCACCGCGAAGGGCCGGTACGACAAGCAGCTGCTGGTGCCGGGCCGGGAACTGGACGGCAGGAACGGCTACTACGTACTGACGATGCTGCGGGTCGACGGCGGCAAGGCGCTGCCCGTCGTCCGGGGCTGGCTGCCCGGTACGGCGGACGCGGCGAAGGCCCCGGCCGCGCCGACCGGCGAGGTCACGGTCACGGGCGCCCTCCAGGCGTCCGAGAGCCCCGGTTCGAACGGTGTCAGCGCGGTCGGCGGGCTTCCCCCGGGGCAGACGGCCGCGATCAGCGCCTCGTCGCTGGTCAACCTCGTGCCGTACACCCCGTACGACGCGTGGATCACGCTCGACAAGGCCGACGCCGGAATGAAGGCGGTGCCTCCGTCCGCGCCGGCGAACACCGGCCTCGATCTCAAGGCGTTCCAGAACCTCGGCTACACCGGCGAGTGGTTCGTCTTCGCGGGCTTCGTCGTCTTCATGTGGTTCCGCCTGCTGCGCCGCGAGGTGGAGTTCGTCCGCGACGCCGAACTGGGACTGCTCCCGGACACCCAGGAGACCTCGGGCGCCCCCGAAACCCCGGACACCCCGGAGAACGGGGCCGAGGAGGCCGGCGTCACCACGGTCGAGCCCTCGACCAGGGCCTGA
- a CDS encoding YbaB/EbfC family nucleoid-associated protein — MIPGGGQPNMQQLLQQAQKMQQDLANAQEELARTEVGGQAGGGLVKATVTGSGELRALVIDPKAVDPEDTETLADLIVAAVQAANENAQALQQQTLGPLTQGLGGGSGIPGLPF, encoded by the coding sequence GTGATTCCCGGTGGTGGCCAGCCCAATATGCAGCAGTTGTTGCAGCAGGCCCAGAAGATGCAGCAGGACCTGGCGAACGCGCAGGAGGAGCTGGCGCGGACCGAGGTCGGGGGCCAGGCGGGCGGCGGCCTGGTGAAGGCGACCGTGACGGGCTCCGGAGAGCTCCGCGCCCTGGTGATCGACCCGAAGGCGGTCGACCCCGAGGACACCGAGACACTCGCCGACCTGATCGTCGCGGCCGTCCAGGCGGCGAACGAGAACGCGCAGGCGCTCCAGCAGCAGACGCTCGGCCCGCTCACCCAGGGGCTCGGCGGCGGCAGCGGTATCCCCGGTCTGCCCTTCTAA
- a CDS encoding S9 family peptidase: MTESTRSIEPQQADMPDWEKRFRAPRVSLPDWAEDAPHRSLFVSNATGTYELYAWDRATGEQRQVTHRANGTTDGVLAPDGEWIWWFDDKDGDEFGVWRRRPFGAALVVGGADEPAVPGLDPSYPAGLAIGRDGRTAVVGRSTDDDGSTIHVARAGEATVEIYRHRESAGVGDLSHDGSLIAVEHTEHGDAMHSALRVLRPDGSAVAELDDTEGGTVELGLEVLGFAPVDGDSRLLIGHQRRGRWEPLVWDVVTGEQTDLGLDLPGDVAAEWYPDGSALLVAHSFEARSDLWRYDLASGDLTRVPTPPGTVSGATARPDGTVEYLWSSAAEPSAVRSTTGEIVLDPPGQKSPGSVPVEDVWVEGPGGRVHALIQKPAGTTGPLPTVFEIHGGPTWHDSDAFAAGPAAWVDHGYAVVRVNYRGSTGYGRAWTDALKHRVGLIELEDIAAVREWAVTSGLADPDRLILTGGSWGGYLTLLGVGTQPEAWALGIAAVPVADYVTAYHDEMEALKAMDRTLLGGTPEEVPERFEASSPLTYVDAVKVPVYISAGVNDPRCPIRQIDNYVTRLAAREAVHEVYRYDAGHGSLVVDERIKQVRLELDFAERHLGK; encoded by the coding sequence ATGACTGAGAGCACCAGGTCCATCGAGCCGCAGCAGGCAGACATGCCCGACTGGGAGAAGCGCTTCCGGGCACCGCGGGTGTCGCTGCCGGACTGGGCGGAGGACGCCCCGCACCGTTCCCTGTTCGTCTCGAACGCGACGGGGACGTACGAGCTGTACGCATGGGACCGCGCGACGGGGGAGCAGCGCCAGGTCACCCACCGGGCGAACGGCACGACGGACGGGGTGCTCGCGCCCGACGGCGAGTGGATCTGGTGGTTCGACGACAAGGACGGCGACGAGTTCGGCGTCTGGCGTCGCCGCCCGTTCGGCGCCGCCCTGGTCGTGGGCGGTGCCGACGAGCCGGCGGTTCCCGGCCTCGACCCCTCCTACCCGGCGGGCCTGGCCATCGGCCGCGACGGGCGTACGGCCGTCGTGGGCCGCTCGACGGACGACGACGGATCGACGATCCATGTGGCCCGCGCCGGTGAGGCCACGGTGGAGATCTACCGGCACCGCGAGTCGGCCGGGGTCGGCGACCTCTCGCACGACGGCTCGCTGATCGCCGTCGAACACACCGAGCACGGCGACGCGATGCACTCCGCGCTCAGGGTGCTGCGTCCGGACGGTTCGGCGGTCGCCGAGCTCGACGACACCGAGGGCGGCACGGTCGAGCTGGGCCTCGAGGTGCTGGGCTTCGCCCCCGTCGACGGGGACAGCCGACTGCTCATCGGGCACCAGAGGCGTGGCCGCTGGGAACCCCTGGTGTGGGACGTGGTCACCGGCGAGCAGACCGACCTGGGCCTCGACCTGCCCGGTGACGTGGCGGCGGAGTGGTATCCGGACGGCTCCGCCCTTCTCGTCGCCCACAGCTTCGAGGCGCGCAGCGACCTGTGGCGCTACGACCTCGCCTCCGGTGACCTGACCCGGGTCCCGACCCCGCCCGGCACGGTGTCAGGGGCGACGGCCCGCCCGGACGGCACGGTGGAGTACCTGTGGTCGTCGGCGGCCGAGCCCTCGGCCGTCCGTTCGACGACCGGTGAGATCGTCCTGGACCCGCCCGGCCAGAAGTCCCCGGGATCCGTCCCGGTGGAGGACGTCTGGGTCGAGGGCCCCGGCGGCCGCGTCCACGCCCTGATCCAGAAGCCGGCCGGCACCACCGGCCCGCTGCCCACCGTCTTCGAGATCCACGGCGGTCCGACCTGGCACGACAGCGACGCGTTCGCGGCAGGCCCGGCGGCCTGGGTCGACCACGGCTACGCGGTGGTCCGGGTCAACTACCGCGGCTCCACCGGCTACGGCCGCGCGTGGACCGACGCGCTCAAGCACCGCGTCGGCCTCATCGAGCTGGAGGACATCGCGGCGGTCCGCGAATGGGCGGTCACGTCCGGCCTGGCCGATCCCGACCGGCTGATCCTCACCGGCGGTTCCTGGGGCGGCTACCTCACCCTTCTCGGCGTCGGCACCCAGCCCGAGGCCTGGGCACTCGGCATCGCCGCCGTCCCGGTCGCCGACTACGTCACGGCGTACCACGACGAGATGGAGGCGCTGAAGGCCATGGACCGCACGCTCCTCGGCGGCACCCCGGAGGAGGTCCCCGAACGCTTCGAGGCGTCCTCCCCGCTGACCTACGTCGACGCGGTCAAGGTCCCCGTGTACATCTCGGCCGGTGTCAACGACCCCCGCTGCCCCATCCGCCAGATCGACAACTACGTCACCCGCCTCGCCGCCCGCGAAGCCGTCCACGAGGTCTACCGCTACGACGCGGGCCACGGCTCCCTGGTCGTCGACGAACGCATCAAGCAGGTCCGCCTGGAACTCGACTTCGCGGAACGCCACTTGGGCAAGTGA
- the recR gene encoding recombination mediator RecR produces MYEGVVQDLIDELGRLPGVGPKSAQRIAFHILQAEPTDVRRLAQCLMEVKAKVRFCATCGNVAQEELCNICRDPRRDLSVICVVEEPKDVVAVERTREFRGKYHVLGGAISPIEGVGPDDLRIRELLTRLADGAVTELILATDPNLEGEATATYLARMIKPMGLKVTRLASGLPVGGDLEYADEVTLGRAFEGRRLLDV; encoded by the coding sequence TTGTACGAAGGCGTTGTTCAGGACCTCATCGACGAACTGGGGCGGCTCCCCGGCGTCGGTCCCAAGAGCGCGCAGCGGATCGCCTTCCACATCCTGCAGGCGGAGCCGACGGACGTCCGCCGGCTCGCGCAGTGCCTGATGGAGGTCAAGGCGAAGGTCCGCTTCTGCGCGACCTGCGGCAATGTGGCGCAGGAGGAACTGTGCAACATCTGCCGCGACCCGCGCCGCGACCTCTCGGTGATCTGTGTGGTGGAGGAGCCCAAGGACGTCGTCGCGGTCGAGCGCACCCGTGAGTTCCGGGGCAAGTACCACGTGCTCGGCGGCGCGATCAGCCCGATCGAGGGCGTCGGCCCGGACGACCTGCGGATCAGGGAACTCCTGACCCGTCTCGCCGACGGGGCGGTCACCGAGCTCATCCTGGCCACGGACCCGAACCTGGAGGGCGAGGCCACGGCCACGTATCTCGCCCGCATGATCAAGCCCATGGGCCTCAAGGTCACCCGCCTGGCCAGCGGCCTCCCGGTGGGTGGCGACCTGGAATACGCGGACGAGGTCACGCTCGGCCGCGCCTTCGAGGGGAGACGACTTCTAGATGTCTGA
- a CDS encoding aspartate kinase — translation MGLVVQKYGGSSVADAEGIKRVAKRIVEAKKNGHQVVVVVSAMGDTTDELIDLAEQVSPMPSGREFDMLLTAGERISMALLAMAIKNLGHSAQSFTGSQAGVITDSVHNKARIIDVTPGRIRTALDEGNIAIVAGFQGVSQDKKDITTLGRGGSDTTAVALAAALDAEVCEIYTDVDGVFTADPRVVKKAKKIDWIAFEDMLELAASGSKVLLHRCVEYARRYNIPIHVRSSFSGLQGTWVSSAPLVRKTQQQGDQKVEQAIISGVAHDTSEAKVTVVGVPDKPGEAAAIFRAIANAEINIDMIVQNVSAATTGLTDISFTLPKTEGRKAIDALEKAKSVIGFESLRYDDQIGKISLVGAGMKTNPGVTAGFFEALTDAGVNIELISTSEIRISVVTRADDVNEAVRAVHTAFGLDSDSDEAVVYGGTGR, via the coding sequence GTGGGCCTTGTCGTGCAGAAGTACGGAGGTTCCTCCGTAGCCGATGCCGAGGGCATCAAGCGCGTCGCCAAGCGGATCGTGGAAGCGAAGAAGAACGGCCACCAGGTGGTCGTGGTCGTTTCCGCGATGGGCGACACGACGGACGAGCTGATCGATCTCGCCGAGCAGGTGTCTCCGATGCCCAGCGGCCGGGAGTTCGACATGCTGCTGACCGCCGGAGAGCGGATCTCCATGGCCCTGCTGGCGATGGCGATCAAAAACCTGGGCCACAGCGCCCAGAGCTTCACCGGCAGCCAGGCCGGCGTCATCACCGACTCGGTCCACAACAAAGCCCGGATCATCGACGTCACCCCGGGCCGTATCCGTACGGCGCTCGACGAGGGCAACATCGCCATCGTCGCCGGCTTCCAGGGCGTCTCGCAGGACAAGAAGGACATCACCACGCTGGGCCGCGGCGGGTCCGACACCACGGCCGTCGCGCTGGCCGCGGCGCTCGACGCCGAGGTGTGCGAGATCTACACCGACGTGGACGGCGTGTTCACCGCCGACCCGCGCGTGGTGAAGAAGGCGAAGAAGATCGACTGGATCGCCTTCGAGGACATGCTGGAGCTCGCCGCCTCCGGCTCGAAGGTGCTGCTCCACCGCTGTGTGGAATACGCCCGCCGCTACAACATCCCGATCCACGTGCGGTCGTCCTTCAGCGGACTTCAGGGCACCTGGGTCAGCAGCGCACCACTCGTTCGAAAGACACAGCAGCAAGGGGACCAGAAGGTGGAGCAGGCCATCATTTCCGGTGTCGCTCACGACACCTCCGAGGCCAAGGTCACGGTCGTCGGCGTCCCGGACAAGCCGGGCGAGGCCGCCGCGATCTTCCGGGCCATCGCCAACGCCGAGATCAACATCGACATGATCGTGCAGAACGTGTCGGCGGCGACCACGGGCCTGACGGACATCTCCTTCACCCTCCCCAAGACCGAGGGCCGCAAGGCCATCGACGCCCTGGAGAAGGCGAAGAGCGTGATCGGCTTCGAGTCCCTGCGCTACGACGACCAGATCGGCAAGATCTCGCTCGTCGGCGCCGGCATGAAGACGAACCCGGGTGTCACGGCCGGCTTCTTCGAGGCGCTCACCGACGCCGGGGTCAACATCGAGCTGATCTCGACCTCCGAGATCCGTATCTCCGTGGTCACCCGCGCCGACGACGTCAACGAGGCCGTACGCGCTGTGCACACCGCCTTCGGGCTCGACTCCGACAGCGACGAGGCCGTCGTCTACGGAGGCACCGGGCGATGA
- a CDS encoding DUF5063 domain-containing protein, whose protein sequence is MSDATLHATSPDPDDFVVQIADQVESFLVAVTEVAKGDEPDSAVPFLLLEVSQLLLAGGRLGAHEDIVPDERYEPDLGPEADVDEIRERLAVMLEPIDVYSEVFDPYEPRKAPVPARISDDLADVMADLRHGMAHYRAGRTTEALWWWQFSYFSNWGSTASAALRALQSVVAHVRLNQPLEELDGLDTDQDLGEEVLAEEAGKVMAEEIAGPLGLRAVK, encoded by the coding sequence ATGTCTGACGCCACGCTGCACGCGACCAGCCCGGACCCCGACGACTTCGTGGTCCAGATCGCGGACCAGGTAGAGAGCTTCCTGGTCGCCGTCACCGAGGTGGCCAAGGGCGACGAGCCGGACTCTGCCGTGCCCTTCCTCCTCCTGGAGGTCTCCCAGCTCCTCCTGGCCGGCGGCCGTCTCGGCGCGCACGAGGACATCGTCCCCGACGAGCGCTACGAGCCGGACCTCGGCCCGGAAGCGGATGTGGACGAAATCCGTGAGCGTCTCGCGGTGATGCTCGAACCGATCGACGTCTACTCCGAGGTCTTCGACCCCTACGAGCCCCGCAAGGCACCCGTCCCGGCCCGTATCTCCGACGATCTGGCCGATGTCATGGCCGACCTGCGCCACGGCATGGCGCACTACCGCGCGGGCCGCACCACGGAGGCCCTGTGGTGGTGGCAGTTCTCCTACTTCTCCAACTGGGGTTCCACCGCCTCCGCGGCCCTGCGCGCGCTCCAGTCCGTGGTGGCCCACGTCCGGCTGAACCAGCCCCTGGAGGAGCTCGACGGCCTGGACACCGACCAGGACCTCGGCGAGGAGGTCCTCGCGGAAGAGGCGGGCAAGGTGATGGCGGAGGAGATCGCCGGGCCGCTGGGCCTGCGCGCGGTCAAGTGA
- a CDS encoding aspartate-semialdehyde dehydrogenase, with protein sequence MTRRPTLAVVGATGAVGTVMLQILSQHADIWGEIRLIASPRSAGRKLAVRGVEVEVTALSEDAFDGVDIAMFDVPDEVAAQWAPIAAAKGAVVVDNSGAFRMDPEVPLVVPEVNPHAARVRPRGIVSNPNCTTLSMIVALGALHAEFGLLELVVSSYQAVSGAGRAGVDTLRRQMSLVAGTELGNSPGDVRRAVGDDTGPFPEPVALNVVPWAGSLAEDGWSSEEMKVRDETRKILGLPRLKVAVTCVRVPVVTTHSLTVHARFQDEVTVDKAREILDTAPGVVLFDNPAAGEFPTPADVVGTDPTWVGRVRRALDDPTALELFVCGDNLRKGAALNTAQIAELVAAEIGRAS encoded by the coding sequence ATGACCCGACGACCGACGCTCGCGGTCGTGGGAGCGACCGGAGCCGTCGGCACGGTCATGCTCCAGATCCTGTCCCAGCACGCGGACATCTGGGGTGAGATCCGACTGATCGCCTCGCCGCGCTCGGCCGGCCGCAAGCTGGCCGTGCGCGGTGTGGAGGTCGAGGTGACGGCCCTGTCGGAGGACGCCTTCGACGGGGTCGACATCGCCATGTTCGACGTCCCGGACGAGGTGGCCGCCCAGTGGGCGCCGATCGCCGCCGCCAAGGGCGCCGTCGTGGTCGACAACTCCGGCGCCTTCCGCATGGACCCGGAAGTGCCCCTGGTCGTCCCCGAGGTGAACCCGCACGCCGCGCGTGTGCGCCCGCGCGGGATCGTCTCCAACCCGAACTGCACGACCCTGTCCATGATCGTGGCGCTGGGTGCCCTGCACGCCGAGTTCGGGCTGCTTGAACTCGTCGTCTCCTCGTACCAGGCGGTCAGCGGTGCGGGCCGCGCGGGTGTCGACACCCTGCGCCGGCAGATGTCCCTCGTCGCGGGCACGGAACTGGGGAACAGCCCCGGTGACGTACGCCGGGCCGTGGGCGACGACACGGGCCCGTTCCCGGAGCCGGTCGCCCTGAACGTGGTGCCGTGGGCCGGGTCGCTCGCCGAGGACGGCTGGTCCTCGGAGGAGATGAAGGTACGCGACGAGACCCGCAAGATCCTCGGGCTGCCCCGGCTGAAGGTCGCCGTGACCTGCGTCCGCGTTCCGGTCGTCACCACGCACTCCCTGACGGTGCACGCCCGCTTCCAGGACGAGGTGACCGTCGACAAGGCCCGGGAGATCCTGGACACCGCGCCCGGCGTCGTGCTCTTCGACAACCCGGCCGCCGGCGAGTTCCCCACGCCCGCCGACGTGGTGGGCACCGACCCGACCTGGGTGGGCCGGGTCCGCCGGGCACTGGACGACCCGACGGCCCTCGAACTGTTCGTGTGCGGGGACAACCTGCGCAAGGGCGCCGCCCTGAACACCGCTCAGATCGCCGAGCTGGTGGCGGCGGAGATCGGCAGGGCCTCGTAG
- a CDS encoding nuclear transport factor 2 family protein — MTDLRKAVESYWAAADARDWEAFAELLAEDVVYTLPQTRERISGRERYVEFNREYPGDWRVQIERVIAETGQAVTWTHVTVGLEEMHAITFFTADATGRIATVTDFWPEPYEPPAGREHLAERY, encoded by the coding sequence ATGACCGATCTACGCAAGGCCGTCGAGAGCTACTGGGCCGCCGCGGACGCCCGGGACTGGGAAGCGTTCGCGGAACTGCTCGCCGAGGACGTCGTCTACACCCTGCCGCAGACACGGGAGCGGATCAGCGGCCGGGAGCGGTACGTCGAGTTCAACCGCGAGTATCCGGGCGACTGGCGTGTCCAGATCGAGCGGGTCATAGCCGAAACCGGTCAGGCCGTCACCTGGACCCACGTCACGGTGGGCCTGGAGGAGATGCACGCGATCACGTTCTTCACGGCGGACGCGACGGGCCGTATCGCCACGGTGACCGATTTCTGGCCCGAGCCGTACGAGCCCCCGGCGGGCCGGGAGCATCTTGCCGAGCGGTACTGA